A region of the Longimicrobium sp. genome:
CGAACGGCCGGGCGGCAGATTGCTCGCGCCCGCACCCGTCCCCCGCCCCGCCCGCTCCGTGACCGACGCCCATCCGCCTCACCCGCCCCAGGCCGCGCACCAGGTGATTACCCCGCGCGAAGAACGCTTCGAGGCCGTTCGCCGGCGCGCCGGATTCGTACTGGCGCCGCTGGCGTTCGCGATCGTCCTGCTGCTCCCCGCCGGCGGCATGAAGCCCGAGGCCCACCGGCTGGCGGCGGTCATGGCGGCGGTCGTGATCCTGTGGATGACGGAGGCGCTCCCCATGCCGGCCACCGCGCTGCTGGGTGCCGCGGCGGCCGTGGTGCTGCGCGTGGCGCCCGCCAAGGAGGTGTTCGCGCCCTTCGCCGATCCGCTGATCTTTCTGTTCATCGGCTCGTTCATCCTGGCGCGCGCGATCTTCCTCCACGGGCTGGACCGGCGCGTGGCGTACGCCGTGCTCGCCATGCGGTGGATCGGCGGGCGGCCTTCGCGGGTGCTGCTGGCGTTCGGCGCCGTCACCGCCACGCTGAGCGGATGGATGTCGAACACCGCGACGACGGCGATGATGTTCGGCATCGGCATGTCCATCCTGTCGGTGATGACGGCTTCCGGCGGGGCGGGCCGCCCCACGATAGACCCGCGCTACGCCACCGGGCTGATGCTGATGACCTCGTTCGCCGCTTCCATCGGCGGGCTGGCGACCCCCGTGGGCACGCCGCCGAACGTGATCGGCATCGGGTTCATCCGCGGAATGGTGAAGCAGGAGATCACCTTCTTCGAGTGGATGGCCGTGGGGGTGCCTGTCGTGGTGCTGCTGTTCATCTGCCTGTACCTGTACATGAACGCCCTGTCGCCCGCGGGCGTCGCCGTGCTGGGCGACAGCGCCGAGGTGATCCGCCGGGCGCGCGCGGAGCTGGGGCCGTGGTCCAGCGGGCAGCGGTCGGTGGCCCTCGCCTTCGGGCT
Encoded here:
- a CDS encoding DASS family sodium-coupled anion symporter; translated protein: MTDAHPPHPPQAAHQVITPREERFEAVRRRAGFVLAPLAFAIVLLLPAGGMKPEAHRLAAVMAAVVILWMTEALPMPATALLGAAAAVVLRVAPAKEVFAPFADPLIFLFIGSFILARAIFLHGLDRRVAYAVLAMRWIGGRPSRVLLAFGAVTATLSGWMSNTATTAMMFGIGMSILSVMTASGGAGRPTIDPRYATGLMLMTSFAASIGGLATPVGTPPNVIGIGFIRGMVKQEITFFEWMAVGVPVVVLLFICLYLYMNALSPAGVAVLGDSAEVIRRARAELGPWSSGQRSVALAFGLTAVLWITPGLFALTLGEGSSVYRGMSARLPESAAALIGALLLFVLPGDGGARAITWDDAARIDWGVILLYGGGFALGVLSFQTGLAEAVGRGLTGFLPLRGEFGLLLASVVVAVLVSETTSNTASANMVVPVVISIAVAQGIDPLLPALGATMAASLGFMLPVSTPCNAIVYGSGYVPLMRMVRYGIILDLIGIVVITGAVWLLAPWVR